The Candidatus Saccharibacteria bacterium genome has a segment encoding these proteins:
- a CDS encoding NUDIX domain-containing protein has protein sequence MNNPFQFHYSPYTGNQLIPQADGHFKDSVTGQSVYLNPKPTAAAIIEDGNKQILLAQRKYEPGKEMWDLPGGFLDLNETIELGLKRELNEELGVAVARLKYFGSAHTTYEYEGVTYPILDSCFIVTLADEINEFEIGDDVLAVKWVSYHTIDYSELHGESIKQFIKSYFEHI, from the coding sequence ATGAATAACCCGTTTCAATTTCACTACAGTCCGTATACAGGCAATCAGCTTATTCCACAAGCAGATGGACATTTTAAAGATTCTGTAACAGGACAAAGCGTTTATTTAAACCCTAAGCCGACTGCTGCGGCCATAATCGAAGACGGCAACAAGCAGATCTTACTTGCGCAGCGCAAATATGAACCCGGCAAAGAAATGTGGGATTTACCTGGGGGCTTTCTTGATTTAAATGAAACTATTGAACTAGGCTTAAAGCGTGAATTGAACGAAGAGCTTGGTGTAGCCGTAGCTCGATTGAAGTATTTTGGCAGCGCTCATACAACGTACGAGTACGAAGGCGTAACCTACCCAATACTCGATTCTTGTTTTATCGTTACGTTAGCCGACGAAATAAATGAGTTCGAAATTGGCGATGACGTACTTGCCGTCAAATGGGTAAGTTACCATACAATTGATTATTCTGAGTTACACGGTGAGAGCATAAAGCAGTTTATAAAATCGTATTTTGAGCATATTTGA
- a CDS encoding PrsW family intramembrane metalloprotease, which translates to MTFFLFLLLAPSYWVAKFLLDNDSTGREPKKAVREAIIIGLLVLLLAGPANEIIARALGFASSEEALFIDISIQGLSYIFFFALSEELLKFIPMALHIYGKSYFNDVIDGVIYFALAGLAFGVFETFFYGLSYGGTGIVLLRLVFVLFLHAGTTAIAGYSFAKYTFGSHKAWQLAASFMAAVLLHTFYNLFISSGSMLVLIGMAISLFTSSMIFVLYYRATLQAQKANN; encoded by the coding sequence GTGACTTTCTTTCTGTTCCTGTTGCTTGCCCCGTCATATTGGGTCGCGAAGTTTTTGCTAGACAATGACTCCACTGGCAGAGAGCCAAAAAAAGCGGTCCGAGAAGCGATAATAATCGGCTTGCTCGTATTGCTTTTAGCAGGGCCAGCAAACGAGATAATAGCGCGAGCTCTTGGCTTTGCTAGCTCGGAAGAGGCTTTATTTATCGATATTTCTATACAAGGCCTAAGTTATATTTTCTTTTTTGCGCTGTCTGAAGAATTGCTGAAGTTTATTCCAATGGCGTTGCATATATATGGTAAGTCTTATTTTAACGATGTTATCGACGGGGTGATTTACTTCGCGTTAGCAGGGTTGGCGTTTGGAGTTTTTGAAACATTCTTTTACGGCCTGAGCTACGGCGGGACGGGTATTGTGCTGTTGCGGCTTGTGTTCGTTCTATTTTTGCATGCCGGCACAACCGCTATTGCTGGGTACAGTTTTGCTAAATACACCTTTGGTAGCCACAAAGCATGGCAGTTGGCAGCCAGTTTCATGGCCGCAGTATTGCTTCACACTTTCTACAATCTGTTTATTAGTTCTGGAAGCATGCTGGTACTTATCGGGATGGCGATATCGTTATTTACATCTTCGATGATTTTTGTGCTGTATTATCGCGCAACGCTGCAAGCGCAAAAAGCTAATAATTAA
- a CDS encoding DUF2817 domain-containing protein, which translates to MRQKIKDAYFWAADLPMLVYVVFAAVCAVSIYLVIFLPAKTIDFSYAGGNCIEKFTLFPTIHETVDDDYFEVTHGEYKQLGSIPIFSSETCVSPKQAPKPGTSTVASAPWGGFFAQKNFAVEVPGLPQANLSVFKKPIPTKKTIKIPLSQTDNLHEYEIVVDDKATECTPTSSAVVCDVSTLSLDQGAEYDYKLLRGFSGQKVRVSEGELETLPAIAVIGSSVSEGQIIYDKPANFTVETDKELHAAEAYLMQVDGDEETAVKGSLTYKDTKAIITPSEELTRNSDYIIRLVEAESLDGSSLAEPYQVRFTLSGGPAVASVSASTIKVGSNETIILTFDQELSDDVALSDLISFSGGTATINKKNATQATVKLRSLPKCQQFTITVKPGIVSKYGIAATEDWSFTGRTTCHSVSTIGSTRQGRSILSYSFGNSGPVTMFVGGLHGNESSSRKILDLWVNELEANPSRYSGKRVVIVPNVNADGLAAGTRNNSANVDLNRNFPTADWQADTESKNGILKGAGGTEPLSEPAAQALASYVEKMNPRLLLSFHAVGGVVIGDVGNISETYAATYAKLAGYRNTTGQSSQSTFNYNVTGSFEEWTVDNKGIPSMIVELTSYSSANFAGHKSALWAMLD; encoded by the coding sequence GTGAGACAAAAAATAAAGGACGCCTATTTTTGGGCTGCCGACTTGCCTATGTTGGTGTACGTAGTGTTTGCAGCAGTATGTGCTGTGAGTATCTATTTAGTTATATTTTTACCTGCAAAAACAATTGATTTTAGCTATGCAGGCGGTAACTGTATTGAAAAGTTTACGCTTTTTCCGACTATCCATGAAACAGTTGACGATGATTATTTTGAAGTAACCCATGGTGAATATAAGCAGCTGGGAAGTATCCCGATTTTTTCAAGCGAAACATGCGTAAGCCCTAAACAAGCACCAAAACCTGGTACGAGCACAGTGGCGAGTGCTCCGTGGGGCGGCTTTTTTGCGCAAAAAAACTTCGCAGTTGAAGTGCCTGGGCTACCACAGGCAAATTTGTCTGTTTTTAAAAAACCAATTCCAACCAAAAAGACTATAAAAATACCGCTTAGCCAAACCGACAACTTGCATGAATATGAAATCGTGGTCGATGACAAAGCAACTGAATGTACGCCAACGTCGTCAGCTGTGGTGTGTGATGTCTCAACGCTTAGCCTCGATCAAGGCGCGGAATATGACTACAAATTACTGCGTGGTTTTTCGGGGCAAAAAGTAAGAGTCAGCGAAGGCGAGCTCGAAACCCTACCAGCCATAGCAGTTATCGGTTCGTCAGTTTCCGAAGGTCAAATAATTTATGATAAACCAGCTAACTTTACAGTTGAAACTGATAAAGAGCTGCATGCAGCTGAGGCCTATTTAATGCAAGTCGATGGCGACGAAGAGACGGCCGTAAAAGGCAGCCTAACCTACAAAGACACCAAAGCTATTATTACCCCCAGCGAAGAATTAACACGTAACAGCGACTACATTATTAGGCTTGTTGAAGCAGAATCTTTGGACGGCAGTTCGTTAGCAGAACCATATCAAGTACGGTTTACGTTGTCTGGCGGTCCTGCGGTAGCGAGTGTTAGCGCCAGCACCATTAAGGTCGGTTCTAATGAAACTATTATCCTTACATTTGACCAAGAGCTTAGTGATGACGTAGCGTTAAGCGACCTTATTTCGTTTAGTGGTGGCACTGCTACTATTAATAAAAAGAACGCCACTCAAGCCACCGTGAAGTTGCGTAGCCTACCAAAATGTCAGCAATTTACCATTACAGTAAAGCCGGGAATAGTGAGCAAATACGGTATAGCAGCTACTGAAGACTGGAGTTTTACAGGCCGCACGACCTGCCACAGTGTCAGTACGATCGGCAGCACTCGACAAGGCCGCTCTATTTTGTCGTATAGCTTTGGCAACTCTGGTCCCGTAACTATGTTTGTGGGCGGACTGCATGGTAACGAAAGTAGCTCTAGAAAAATACTTGATTTGTGGGTGAATGAACTAGAGGCTAACCCAAGTCGATATAGCGGTAAAAGAGTAGTTATTGTGCCTAATGTAAACGCAGACGGCCTTGCTGCGGGCACGCGCAATAACTCGGCAAATGTTGACCTCAACCGTAATTTCCCGACTGCAGATTGGCAGGCGGACACCGAAAGTAAAAACGGCATACTGAAAGGCGCTGGCGGCACAGAGCCGCTAAGCGAGCCAGCTGCACAAGCATTAGCTAGTTATGTAGAAAAGATGAATCCACGGTTATTGTTGTCATTCCACGCGGTTGGCGGGGTCGTAATTGGCGACGTCGGGAATATTTCTGAAACCTATGCCGCTACCTACGCTAAACTAGCTGGTTACAGAAACACCACTGGTCAAAGCTCGCAGTCTACTTTTAACTACAACGTTACCGGAAGTTTCGAGGAGTGGACGGTCGACAACAAAGGCATACCAAGCATGATCGTTGAATTAACAAGCTACTCATCGGCAAATTTTGCTGGTCATAAGAGTGCTCTGTGGGCGATGTTAGACTAA
- the rny gene encoding ribonuclease Y, translated as MEVAAIIAALAGIGIGFGGSGVLTKRKIGDVEKRADEKLSKAKNEAADIVLKAKEEANKIADETRKEQKELRHELAETEKRVVKREESLEKKLEEVDKRQESLRKTEEELEDLKGKIHEIKDRQLEQLEKIAKLKKADAAEKLMKMTEKTIKDDLVSLTEKLKETAVEDAEETAQKAILTAMERLASDVTAERTIVAVPLPDDMKGRIIGKEGRNIQAIQRLTGVDVMVDETPGVVVLSCFDPIRRQVGRIVMETLIKDGRVHPGRIEEVVEKAGKQLDKEIEQAATDAMREVGVPSLPKDIKRLLGELKFRTSYGQNVLKHSTEMSHLAGMIAGEIGADIQITKTAALLHDIGKAVTHKIEGKHHHIGADLAQKAGMKEEIVHAIHAHHDDVEAATPEAMIIRVVDAISAARPGARNISAEDFVKRMKELENVANSFDGIQKSYAISAGREIRVFVRPESIDDLSAIRLARDVANKIESTLSYPGTIKVNVIRETRAIEYAK; from the coding sequence ATGGAAGTAGCTGCAATTATTGCCGCTTTGGCTGGTATTGGTATTGGCTTTGGTGGTTCAGGTGTATTAACAAAACGAAAAATTGGTGACGTAGAAAAAAGAGCTGACGAAAAGCTCTCGAAAGCAAAAAACGAAGCTGCAGACATTGTGTTAAAAGCAAAAGAAGAAGCTAATAAAATTGCTGACGAAACTCGCAAAGAGCAAAAAGAGTTACGCCACGAGTTGGCCGAAACAGAAAAGCGCGTAGTAAAACGCGAAGAATCACTAGAAAAAAAGCTAGAAGAAGTCGATAAACGGCAAGAGTCGTTACGCAAAACCGAAGAAGAGCTAGAAGACTTAAAAGGCAAGATCCACGAAATTAAAGACCGACAACTAGAGCAGCTTGAAAAAATAGCGAAGCTTAAAAAAGCTGACGCTGCTGAAAAGCTAATGAAGATGACCGAAAAAACCATTAAAGACGACTTAGTCAGTCTTACTGAAAAGCTTAAAGAAACAGCTGTCGAGGACGCCGAAGAAACAGCTCAAAAAGCTATTTTAACCGCCATGGAACGGCTAGCCAGTGATGTGACAGCAGAGCGAACAATTGTTGCTGTACCACTTCCTGACGACATGAAAGGCCGAATAATTGGCAAAGAAGGCCGTAATATTCAAGCCATTCAGCGTTTAACTGGTGTTGACGTTATGGTTGACGAAACCCCTGGTGTTGTCGTATTGAGTTGTTTCGATCCTATCCGTCGACAAGTTGGACGGATTGTTATGGAAACATTGATTAAAGATGGGCGAGTACATCCCGGACGCATCGAAGAAGTTGTCGAAAAAGCCGGCAAACAACTTGATAAAGAAATTGAACAAGCAGCCACAGACGCCATGCGTGAAGTTGGTGTACCGAGCTTGCCAAAAGACATTAAGCGTCTACTTGGTGAATTGAAGTTCCGCACTAGTTACGGTCAAAATGTACTTAAGCACAGCACCGAAATGTCTCACTTAGCTGGAATGATAGCTGGTGAAATTGGAGCCGATATTCAAATTACCAAAACAGCCGCCTTGCTACATGACATTGGTAAAGCTGTTACTCATAAAATTGAAGGTAAGCACCACCACATTGGAGCAGACCTCGCTCAAAAAGCTGGCATGAAAGAAGAAATTGTTCACGCTATTCACGCTCACCACGATGACGTTGAGGCCGCGACACCAGAAGCAATGATTATTCGGGTAGTTGACGCTATCTCAGCCGCTCGACCAGGCGCGCGCAATATTTCTGCAGAAGACTTTGTGAAGCGAATGAAAGAGCTTGAAAACGTTGCTAACAGTTTTGACGGTATACAAAAAAGCTACGCCATTAGCGCAGGACGCGAAATTCGAGTATTTGTCCGCCCAGAAAGCATCGACGACCTAAGCGCAATCCGCCTAGCCCGCGACGTGGCAAACAAAATCGAATCTACCTTAAGCTACCCTGGTACAATCAAGGTGAACGTAATCCGCGAAACCCGAGCAATCGAATACGCGAAGTAA
- the tsaB gene encoding tRNA (adenosine(37)-N6)-threonylcarbamoyltransferase complex dimerization subunit type 1 TsaB, with amino-acid sequence MNILGIRTDKPQAELWLQIGDDIQKVEWEGHKQLSSTIFYKLDELFDAANSKFDQIEGIVAFEGPGSFTGLRIGVTLANTLSYSLDVPVVAAAGDIWFAQGIEKLKSGENQKVVLPVYGGEANITKPRK; translated from the coding sequence ATGAATATCTTAGGAATTCGCACAGACAAACCCCAAGCAGAGCTGTGGCTACAAATCGGCGATGACATACAAAAAGTAGAATGGGAAGGCCACAAGCAATTATCGAGCACTATTTTTTATAAGCTTGATGAATTGTTCGACGCAGCCAACAGTAAGTTTGACCAAATTGAAGGCATAGTCGCGTTTGAAGGGCCGGGTAGTTTTACTGGGTTGAGAATTGGCGTGACACTTGCAAACACCCTAAGCTATTCGCTCGACGTTCCAGTGGTCGCAGCCGCAGGTGACATTTGGTTTGCTCAGGGAATAGAAAAACTTAAAAGTGGCGAAAATCAAAAAGTAGTTTTGCCAGTGTATGGCGGGGAAGCGAATATTACCAAACCTAGAAAATAA
- the tsaE gene encoding tRNA (adenosine(37)-N6)-threonylcarbamoyltransferase complex ATPase subunit type 1 TsaE: protein MVYMSSGVTFQVRSIGPEITFQVGEKIAKVLVPGDVIELVGDLGAGKTQLVRGIAAGAGSTDDVQSPSFTVERQYQCSDYLIRHYDFHRLDNAGIMQDELTEAIQDGDVVLIEWADSVREVLPANTKKIEITATSENDRILHFINFDKQP, encoded by the coding sequence ATGGTTTATATGAGTTCAGGCGTGACATTTCAAGTACGTTCCATCGGGCCCGAAATTACGTTTCAGGTCGGCGAAAAGATAGCTAAGGTTTTAGTTCCTGGTGATGTTATTGAGTTGGTTGGCGATCTAGGGGCGGGGAAGACCCAGCTAGTTCGAGGAATTGCGGCTGGTGCTGGCAGTACCGATGACGTACAAAGCCCAAGCTTTACTGTCGAGAGGCAGTACCAGTGCTCTGATTATTTAATTCGTCATTACGATTTTCATCGGCTAGACAATGCGGGAATTATGCAAGACGAACTTACCGAAGCCATACAAGATGGCGATGTAGTGCTTATAGAATGGGCTGATTCGGTACGAGAGGTATTGCCGGCTAACACAAAGAAGATAGAAATTACCGCCACATCAGAAAATGATCGAATATTGCATTTTATAAATTTCGATAAACAACCATGA
- a CDS encoding lamin tail domain-containing protein codes for MPLSAVDEQKNLLITEIFSASTDDSKAEFIELYNPNDYPIDLTDWKVQYKSATGEQWQTKLTFDEFEAQPRGFVLLATEELNLEPEEFDFEFNSGLAASAGHIRLIQLVEVEDTDTGELSEEEKVHDVLGYGVAADSPETVPATEPAAGQSLKRIVDEDGLFIDTNDNSLDFEVSDDPTPTRTPSVEEAEPVEEPDPEEQPLPDEGTGNDQDYLSVEISELFIDPKSPQTDADDEFVELYNPSALEIDLDGYVIQTGSKLQYRFEITDIVLPAKSYIAFESRDSGLVLANSGGKAQVLAPDGSIVSELVAYEKAPIGESWSKIGTTYVFTNRVTPGQQNLSPHEDTASVASASSSSQTPKKRSYAKVVITELLPNPASPLLDKNDEFVELYNPNTFAVNVKDYKLKTGKSLATTQTLDDIILQPGQYVAIFSADSKMSLGNSGGQAQLLDPNGDSKSTAGEYSKAEDGLAWAFIGSKWQWTAKPTPAAKNVLQTKQDKIAQEQAANNQSSESGLTVSSSNPLAQPAAIPIESANLSVVAAAGVGTLFYGLYEFRRDISSTFHRARNYVSGRRKDS; via the coding sequence GTGCCTTTGAGTGCCGTAGATGAACAAAAAAATCTACTCATAACTGAAATTTTCTCCGCCAGCACCGATGACTCTAAAGCAGAATTTATAGAACTTTATAATCCTAACGACTATCCAATAGACCTAACCGACTGGAAGGTCCAGTATAAGTCTGCTACTGGCGAACAATGGCAGACCAAATTGACATTTGATGAATTTGAAGCACAGCCCCGAGGATTTGTGTTATTGGCGACCGAAGAACTAAATCTTGAGCCAGAAGAATTTGATTTTGAATTTAATAGTGGCCTGGCAGCGAGCGCCGGACACATACGACTTATTCAGCTTGTTGAAGTTGAAGACACCGACACCGGGGAACTGAGCGAAGAAGAAAAGGTTCATGATGTACTTGGCTACGGTGTTGCAGCTGACAGCCCAGAGACTGTGCCAGCAACCGAGCCAGCAGCTGGCCAAAGTTTAAAGCGAATCGTTGATGAAGACGGGCTGTTTATAGACACTAATGACAACTCCCTTGATTTTGAAGTGTCGGACGACCCGACGCCTACTCGTACTCCCAGTGTAGAAGAGGCTGAGCCAGTCGAAGAACCAGACCCAGAAGAACAGCCATTGCCCGACGAGGGAACAGGCAACGATCAAGACTATTTGAGTGTAGAAATTTCAGAATTATTTATCGATCCCAAAAGCCCGCAAACAGATGCCGACGATGAATTTGTGGAATTGTATAATCCTAGCGCTCTTGAAATTGATTTAGATGGCTATGTAATTCAAACAGGGTCGAAATTACAGTACAGATTTGAAATTACCGACATAGTTTTGCCGGCTAAAAGCTATATTGCGTTTGAATCACGCGACAGTGGTTTGGTGCTCGCTAACTCTGGTGGCAAAGCTCAAGTGCTGGCACCCGACGGTTCAATAGTTTCAGAGTTGGTTGCGTACGAAAAAGCTCCCATTGGTGAAAGTTGGTCGAAAATTGGCACTACCTATGTTTTTACGAACCGGGTAACACCTGGCCAGCAGAACTTATCGCCACATGAAGACACAGCCAGCGTCGCCAGTGCATCATCTTCTTCGCAAACACCGAAAAAACGCAGCTATGCCAAAGTGGTAATTACCGAGCTGCTGCCAAACCCTGCCAGTCCGCTGCTAGACAAAAACGATGAATTTGTAGAACTGTATAACCCAAATACATTTGCTGTAAACGTTAAAGACTACAAGTTAAAAACCGGTAAATCTTTGGCCACAACACAAACGCTTGATGACATTATTTTGCAACCTGGCCAGTACGTAGCTATTTTTTCTGCTGACAGCAAAATGAGCCTTGGCAATAGCGGCGGTCAGGCACAGTTGCTCGATCCAAATGGCGACAGCAAGAGCACGGCTGGTGAATATTCAAAAGCCGAGGATGGCTTAGCGTGGGCTTTTATAGGTAGTAAATGGCAGTGGACGGCAAAGCCTACGCCAGCGGCCAAAAATGTATTGCAGACTAAGCAAGACAAAATTGCCCAAGAGCAGGCTGCCAATAATCAGTCTTCTGAATCTGGGCTGACTGTTAGTTCCAGCAACCCGCTAGCGCAACCAGCTGCTATACCAATTGAGAGTGCGAATCTATCAGTAGTTGCAGCCGCAGGTGTTGGCACGTTATTCTATGGTTTATATGAGTTCAGGCGTGACATTTCAAGTACGTTCCATCGGGCCCGAAATTACGTTTCAGGTCGGCGAAAAGATAGCTAA
- the recA gene encoding recombinase RecA: protein MAAKADKGGSNDGKKQALKLAMEQIEKQFGSGSIMNLGENTAKNVETFSSGSLSIDLALGSGLPRGRIIEIYGPESSGKTTLTLHAVAEIQKQGGTAAFVDAEHALDPEYAKKIGVDLDNLLISQPDTGEQALEIAETLVRSNAVDLVVIDSVAALVPRAEIEGEMGDSHMGLQARLMSQALRKLTGVINRTNCTVIFINQIRMKIGVMFGNPETTTGGNALKFYSSVRLDIRRIGQIKSGDEVIGNRTKVKVVKNKIAPPFKIAEFDIMYNQGISKTGDIVDLGVKCDIIGKAGAWFDYNDQKIGQGKEAAKQWLADHPKDMATIEKKIREASTA, encoded by the coding sequence ATGGCGGCAAAGGCTGACAAGGGTGGATCAAACGACGGTAAAAAACAAGCACTAAAGCTGGCGATGGAGCAGATCGAAAAGCAATTTGGCAGTGGTTCTATTATGAATTTAGGTGAAAATACTGCTAAAAATGTTGAAACGTTTTCAAGTGGCAGTTTAAGCATTGACCTTGCACTTGGCAGTGGCTTGCCACGGGGGAGGATTATCGAAATTTACGGCCCAGAAAGTTCTGGTAAAACCACACTAACCTTGCACGCTGTTGCCGAAATTCAAAAACAAGGTGGCACAGCTGCATTTGTTGACGCCGAACACGCCCTTGACCCTGAATACGCTAAAAAAATTGGCGTTGACCTCGACAATTTACTTATTTCGCAACCTGATACTGGCGAACAAGCTTTGGAAATCGCCGAGACATTAGTGCGGTCTAATGCCGTTGACCTTGTGGTGATCGACTCTGTTGCCGCATTAGTGCCACGAGCAGAAATTGAAGGCGAAATGGGTGACAGTCACATGGGCTTGCAAGCTCGTCTTATGAGCCAAGCGCTGCGTAAATTAACAGGTGTAATTAATCGCACAAATTGTACGGTTATATTCATTAACCAAATACGAATGAAAATCGGCGTCATGTTCGGTAATCCAGAAACCACAACCGGCGGCAACGCACTAAAATTTTATAGCTCTGTCCGGCTAGATATCAGGCGTATTGGCCAAATTAAATCTGGCGATGAAGTAATAGGAAATCGAACAAAAGTTAAAGTGGTAAAAAATAAAATTGCCCCACCGTTTAAAATTGCTGAATTCGACATAATGTATAACCAAGGCATTTCAAAAACTGGCGATATAGTGGATTTAGGTGTCAAATGCGACATTATTGGGAAAGCTGGTGCATGGTTTGACTACAACGATCAAAAGATTGGCCAGGGCAAGGAAGCTGCGAAACAGTGGCTGGCTGATCACCCTAAAGATATGGCTACAATCGAAAAGAAAATTCGCGAAGCTAGCACTGCCTAA
- a CDS encoding type II secretion system F family protein: MAKFEYTAKSAEGQVSKGVIEASDRAAAQKVLVDRKLEMLLLKEAEKQSALNKFLNFNLSDPKVKLQDKVVFTRQLATMINAGVPLARSLSTLSAQTDSKALKIYLPNIVKDVEGGSTFADALAKYPKVFNDIYVNMVRAGEAGGILDSILERLAEQQEKDAEIKGKLKSAMTYPGVILSITIIAFLFLMTTVVPKIGNIIQDLAGEDYTPPVYTKVMLGISDFLVNYGIKSLPFIAIGTVLLIRFIRSPKGKPLFHKFLLKIPLINKILIKVALARFARIFSSLNAAGVNILESLHTTGAAVGNLAIKEKIDAAAEAVKSGKPLSEPLSKDPMFPPILAQMIAVGEESGDIDTILQKLASFYEQEVDQVADALTSILEPLMIVVLGGIIGMIALSVFGPISSITQSIGG, translated from the coding sequence ATGGCTAAGTTTGAATACACCGCAAAATCAGCCGAAGGCCAAGTTAGTAAGGGTGTTATTGAGGCCAGCGACCGAGCGGCCGCCCAAAAGGTATTAGTAGACCGTAAGCTTGAAATGCTGCTTTTAAAAGAAGCTGAGAAACAATCTGCGCTTAACAAGTTTTTAAACTTCAATCTGTCTGACCCAAAAGTAAAACTTCAAGATAAAGTCGTCTTTACCCGGCAACTTGCTACCATGATAAACGCTGGAGTGCCACTTGCACGTTCTCTGTCTACGCTGTCGGCTCAAACTGACTCCAAAGCCCTAAAAATCTACCTGCCAAATATCGTCAAAGACGTCGAAGGCGGGTCAACCTTTGCCGACGCGTTGGCTAAATATCCTAAAGTGTTTAATGACATCTACGTAAACATGGTCCGTGCTGGTGAAGCTGGTGGTATTTTAGATTCTATTTTGGAGCGATTGGCAGAACAGCAAGAAAAAGACGCTGAGATCAAAGGTAAGCTCAAGAGTGCTATGACCTACCCAGGGGTGATATTAAGCATTACTATAATTGCATTTTTATTCCTAATGACTACTGTTGTACCTAAAATCGGCAATATTATTCAAGACTTAGCTGGTGAGGACTACACCCCGCCTGTCTATACAAAAGTTATGTTAGGCATTAGTGACTTTTTAGTTAATTACGGCATAAAATCTTTACCGTTTATAGCCATTGGAACAGTCTTACTTATACGCTTTATCCGTAGCCCCAAAGGCAAGCCACTGTTTCATAAATTTTTACTAAAAATCCCACTGATAAATAAGATTCTTATTAAAGTTGCCTTGGCCCGGTTTGCGCGTATATTTAGTTCGCTAAATGCGGCTGGCGTGAATATTCTTGAATCGCTCCATACTACTGGTGCGGCGGTTGGAAACTTAGCCATTAAAGAGAAGATCGACGCTGCTGCCGAGGCAGTAAAAAGCGGTAAACCACTCAGCGAACCGCTTAGTAAAGACCCAATGTTTCCACCAATTCTGGCGCAAATGATAGCTGTTGGCGAAGAATCTGGAGATATCGATACTATTTTGCAGAAATTAGCCAGCTTTTACGAACAAGAGGTGGACCAAGTTGCTGACGCCCTTACGTCCATATTGGAGCCGCTAATGATCGTTGTTTTAGGTGGAATCATTGGCATGATCGCCTTATCGGTCTTTGGCCCAATTAGCTCAATTACTCAATCAATTGGTGGTTAG
- a CDS encoding type II secretion system protein: protein MKVSSLRKQQGFTIIELLIVIVVIGILAGLVLNAFGNIQERARDTERQNDINALHTALELYYADNGYYPAALSDLNVNAESLEGPNAETYNFATTASCTTLAGNCAEYTLNATMETDQDDDGDVDASDVFARDSLNGNPGSL, encoded by the coding sequence ATGAAAGTCTCATCACTACGAAAACAACAAGGTTTCACAATTATCGAACTTTTGATCGTAATTGTTGTAATCGGTATCCTAGCTGGTCTAGTGCTTAACGCTTTTGGAAATATCCAAGAACGAGCACGTGACACAGAACGACAAAATGACATTAACGCGTTGCACACAGCTCTTGAGTTGTACTACGCAGACAACGGGTACTACCCAGCTGCATTGTCTGACTTAAATGTTAACGCTGAAAGCTTAGAAGGTCCAAACGCAGAAACCTACAACTTTGCAACAACTGCTAGCTGTACAACACTTGCAGGTAACTGTGCAGAGTACACGCTTAACGCGACTATGGAAACCGACCAAGACGACGACGGTGACGTTGACGCAAGCGACGTGTTTGCTCGCGACAGTCTAAACGGAAACCCAGGCTCTCTATAA